A stretch of Streptococcus sp. oral taxon 061 DNA encodes these proteins:
- a CDS encoding YkvA family protein yields MSENLSEEQVKETLESGYAQSEVLLNDKDELDDFLYRLEQKIKEMPLVGKKFTMIPVMISLVKNYVQGKYTTVPYGTILAVLSALLYFLSPIDIIPDFIPLAGYLDDMAVVGLCMNMVKIDIETYDKWRQSQGLI; encoded by the coding sequence ATGTCTGAAAATCTAAGTGAAGAGCAAGTTAAAGAAACTCTTGAAAGTGGCTATGCGCAATCTGAGGTCCTATTAAACGATAAAGATGAATTAGATGATTTTTTGTACCGTTTGGAGCAAAAAATTAAAGAGATGCCATTGGTTGGTAAGAAATTTACAATGATCCCAGTCATGATTTCTTTAGTGAAAAATTATGTTCAAGGAAAATATACCACGGTTCCTTATGGGACTATTTTAGCTGTTTTAAGCGCACTTCTTTATTTCCTTTCCCCAATTGACATTATTCCAGATTTTATTCCGTTAGCAGGCTACTTGGATGATATGGCTGTTGTAGGACTTTGTATGAATATGGTCAAAATAGACATTGAAACCTATGATAAATGGCGTCAGTCTCAAGGATTGATCTGA
- a CDS encoding aminoglycoside 6-adenylyltransferase, producing the protein MRTDQEILELILETAKKLQVDAVALSGSRTDTKAPKDEFQDYDVVYVVDDLDNLTNDLSWLDQFGKRIIEQHNVLDHRHLYLMLFEDGNRIDLTLCPKEYIQEWVSSEADYTVLVDEKGLFESYSPSPQRFWTSPASETDYEKTCNEFWWVSAYVVKGICRKQVSYATDHLYGICQQELLKILAWQVASDREAVDIGKIYKYLFNYLTTEKEKEFSALLDFSSLDKITQSLFATMQLFHQEAQSLAQKMGFKYEKEVADKMIEYAEEKLLNH; encoded by the coding sequence ATGAGAACTGACCAGGAAATACTTGAACTAATTTTAGAAACAGCTAAAAAGTTACAGGTTGATGCTGTGGCGCTATCTGGTTCACGTACTGATACAAAAGCACCAAAAGATGAGTTTCAGGATTACGACGTAGTCTATGTTGTGGACGACTTAGATAATCTGACAAATGACCTTTCTTGGTTGGACCAGTTTGGCAAGCGCATCATTGAGCAGCATAACGTACTTGACCATCGCCATCTGTATCTCATGCTTTTCGAAGATGGTAATCGCATTGATCTAACCCTCTGTCCTAAAGAATACATTCAAGAGTGGGTATCTAGCGAAGCTGATTATACAGTTTTAGTAGACGAGAAGGGCTTGTTCGAGTCCTATTCTCCCAGTCCTCAGCGTTTCTGGACAAGCCCAGCTAGTGAGACGGATTATGAAAAAACTTGTAATGAATTTTGGTGGGTGTCAGCCTACGTGGTCAAAGGAATTTGTCGTAAGCAAGTCAGTTATGCAACTGACCATCTCTACGGTATTTGTCAACAAGAACTCTTGAAAATCTTAGCTTGGCAGGTGGCAAGTGATAGAGAAGCAGTCGACATCGGTAAAATCTACAAGTATCTCTTTAACTACTTGACTACTGAGAAGGAGAAGGAATTCTCTGCTCTTCTTGATTTCTCAAGTTTAGACAAAATCACTCAGTCTTTATTTGCTACCATGCAACTTTTCCATCAAGAAGCTCAAAGTCTTGCTCAAAAGATGGGATTTAAGTATGAAAAAGAAGTGGCTGATAAGATGATTGAGTATGCTGAGGAAAAACTTCTAAATCACTAA
- the parC gene encoding DNA topoisomerase IV subunit A, giving the protein MSNIQNMSLEDIMGERFGRYSKYIIQDRALPDIRDGLKPVQRRILYSMNKDGNTFDKSYRKSAKSVGNIMGNFHPHGDSSIYDAMVRMSQDWKNREILVEMHGNNGSMDGDPPAAMRYTEARLSEIAGYLLQDIEKKTVPFAWNFDDTEKEPTVLPAAFPNLLVNGSTGISAGYATDIPPHNLAEVIEATVYMIDHPTAKVEKLMEFLPGPDFPTGAIIQGRDEIKKAYETGKGRVVVRSKTEIEKLKGGKEQIVITEIPYEINKANLVKKIDEVRVNNKVAGIAEVRDESDRDGLRIAIELKKDANTELVLNYLFKYTDLQINYNFNMVAIDNFTPRQVGIVPILSSYIAHRREVILARSRFDKEKAEKRLHIVEGLIRVISILDEVIALIRASENKADAKENLKVSYEFTEEQAEAIVTLQLYRLTNTDVVVLQEEEAELREKIAMLAAIIGDERTMYNLMKKELREVKKKFATPRLSTLEDTAKVIEIDTASLIAEEDTYVSVTRAGYIKRTSPRSFAASTLEEIGKRDDDRLLFVQSVKTTQHLLIFTTLGNVIYRPIHELADIRWKDIGEHLSQTITNFETNEEVLYVEVVDQFEDATTYFAATRLGQIKRVERKEFSPWRTYRSKSVKFAKLKDDSDQIVAVAPIKLDDVLLISKNGYALRFNIEEVPVVGAKAAGVKAMNLKADDELQSAFICNTSSFYLLTQRGSLKRVSTEEIPATSRAKRGLQVLRELKNKPHRVFLAGAVSEQGFIGDLFSTEVEDGEQTLVIQSNNGTIYEAILQDLNLSERTSNGSFISDTISDEEVYDAYLKEVFKEDKEN; this is encoded by the coding sequence ATGAGTAATATCCAAAACATGTCCTTGGAGGACATCATGGGAGAGCGCTTTGGTCGCTACTCCAAATACATCATTCAAGACCGGGCTTTGCCAGACATTAGGGATGGATTGAAGCCGGTTCAACGCCGTATTCTTTATTCGATGAATAAGGATGGCAATACTTTTGATAAGAGCTACCGTAAGTCGGCCAAGTCAGTCGGGAACATCATGGGTAATTTCCACCCACACGGGGATTCTTCTATCTATGATGCCATGGTCCGTATGTCTCAGGACTGGAAAAACCGTGAGATTCTAGTTGAAATGCACGGGAATAACGGTTCTATGGACGGAGATCCACCTGCGGCTATGCGTTATACGGAAGCTCGTTTATCAGAGATTGCAGGCTACCTTCTTCAAGATATCGAGAAAAAGACAGTTCCTTTTGCTTGGAACTTTGATGATACTGAAAAAGAGCCAACAGTCTTGCCAGCGGCTTTTCCAAACCTTTTAGTCAATGGTTCAACTGGAATTTCGGCTGGTTATGCCACAGATATTCCACCGCATAATTTGGCCGAAGTTATTGAAGCTACGGTTTATATGATTGATCACCCGACTGCTAAGGTTGAAAAGCTCATGGAATTCTTGCCTGGGCCAGATTTCCCTACTGGTGCCATTATCCAAGGTCGTGATGAAATCAAAAAGGCCTATGAAACTGGTAAAGGGCGCGTGGTTGTTCGTTCTAAGACAGAAATTGAGAAGCTTAAAGGTGGTAAGGAACAAATCGTTATCACTGAGATTCCTTATGAAATCAATAAAGCTAACTTGGTCAAGAAAATCGATGAAGTTCGTGTCAATAACAAGGTAGCAGGTATCGCTGAGGTTCGTGATGAGTCTGACCGTGACGGTCTTCGTATTGCTATTGAACTTAAGAAAGATGCGAACACGGAACTTGTTCTCAACTACCTTTTCAAGTATACTGACTTACAAATCAACTACAACTTCAACATGGTTGCGATTGACAATTTCACCCCTCGTCAGGTTGGAATTGTGCCAATATTGTCTAGCTATATTGCTCACCGTCGTGAAGTTATCTTGGCGCGTTCTCGCTTTGACAAGGAAAAGGCTGAAAAACGTCTCCATATCGTGGAAGGTTTGATTCGCGTTATCTCGATTTTGGATGAAGTTATTGCCCTTATCCGTGCTTCTGAGAATAAGGCTGATGCCAAGGAAAACCTCAAGGTCAGCTATGAATTTACCGAAGAACAGGCTGAAGCTATCGTTACCTTGCAACTTTATCGTTTAACGAATACTGACGTGGTTGTCTTGCAAGAAGAAGAAGCAGAACTTCGTGAGAAGATTGCTATGCTTGCGGCTATCATCGGTGACGAACGAACTATGTACAATCTCATGAAGAAAGAACTTCGTGAGGTCAAGAAGAAATTTGCGACTCCACGTTTGAGTACTTTAGAAGATACAGCAAAAGTCATCGAGATTGATACAGCTAGTCTAATCGCTGAAGAAGATACTTACGTCAGCGTGACTAGGGCAGGTTACATCAAGCGTACTAGTCCTCGTTCTTTCGCAGCTTCGACCTTAGAAGAAATTGGCAAACGGGATGATGACCGATTGCTATTCGTCCAATCTGTCAAAACAACTCAACATCTCTTGATATTTACAACCCTAGGAAATGTCATCTACCGCCCTATCCATGAATTAGCAGATATTCGTTGGAAGGATATCGGGGAACACTTGAGCCAAACAATTACAAACTTTGAAACCAATGAAGAAGTGCTCTATGTTGAAGTTGTGGATCAGTTTGAGGATGCGACAACCTACTTTGCAGCGACTCGCCTTGGACAAATCAAACGTGTAGAACGTAAAGAATTCTCTCCATGGAGAACCTACCGTTCTAAATCTGTTAAGTTCGCTAAGTTGAAAGACGATAGTGACCAAATTGTAGCTGTTGCACCAATCAAGCTTGATGATGTTTTATTGATTAGTAAAAATGGTTATGCCCTTAGATTTAATATCGAAGAGGTTCCAGTTGTTGGAGCCAAGGCTGCAGGTGTTAAAGCTATGAATCTGAAAGCAGATGATGAGCTTCAATCTGCCTTTATCTGCAATACTTCATCCTTCTATCTGTTAACGCAACGTGGAAGTTTGAAACGTGTTTCAACAGAGGAAATTCCAGCAACCAGTCGTGCTAAGCGTGGTCTTCAGGTTCTGAGAGAATTGAAGAACAAGCCACATCGTGTCTTCTTGGCTGGAGCGGTTTCAGAACAAGGATTTATCGGAGATCTCTTTAGTACAGAAGTAGAAGATGGCGAACAAACTCTTGTCATTCAATCAAATAATGGAACGATTTACGAAGCAATCCTACAAGATTTGAATCTATCAGAGCGTACAAGTAATGGAAGCTTTATCTCAGATACTATTTCTGATGAAGAAGTTTACGATGCTTATCTCAAAGAAGTCTTTAAAGAAGATAAAGAAAATTAA
- a CDS encoding branched-chain amino acid aminotransferase, which translates to MTVTIDWENLGFSYMKLPYRYIAYFKDGQWTQGELTEDSTLHISESSPSLHYGQQAFEGLKAYRTKDGSIQLFRPDENAKRLQRTCDRLLMPQVPTEMFVEACKAVVRANEEYVPPYGTGGTLYLRPLLIGVGDIIGVKPAEEYIFTIFAMPVGNYFKGGLIPTNFLIQDEYDRAAPNGTGAAKVGGNYAASLLPGKVAKSRHFSDVIYLDPSTHTKIEEVGSANFFGITADNEFVTPLSPSILPSITKYSLLYLAEHRLGLKPVEGDVPIDSLDRFVEAGACGTAAVISPIGGIQHGDDFHVFYSETEVGPVTRKLYDELTGIQFGDIEAPEGWIVKVD; encoded by the coding sequence ATGACAGTTACAATCGATTGGGAAAATCTCGGTTTTTCCTATATGAAACTACCTTATCGTTATATCGCTTATTTTAAAGATGGACAATGGACACAAGGAGAATTAACCGAGGACTCAACTCTTCACATTTCAGAATCATCTCCAAGTCTTCACTATGGACAACAAGCATTTGAAGGATTAAAAGCTTATCGTACCAAGGATGGCAGTATTCAACTCTTTCGTCCAGATGAAAATGCCAAACGTCTGCAACGCACCTGTGATCGTCTCTTGATGCCACAAGTTCCAACAGAAATGTTTGTAGAAGCATGTAAAGCAGTTGTTCGTGCCAATGAGGAATACGTACCACCTTATGGAACTGGTGGAACTCTCTACCTCCGTCCACTTTTGATTGGTGTTGGAGATATCATTGGGGTAAAACCAGCTGAGGAGTATATTTTTACGATCTTTGCCATGCCAGTTGGAAATTACTTTAAAGGTGGTTTGATTCCAACAAACTTCTTGATTCAAGACGAGTATGACCGTGCTGCACCAAATGGGACAGGAGCTGCCAAGGTCGGTGGGAACTATGCAGCTAGTCTTTTGCCAGGAAAAGTGGCTAAATCCCGTCATTTCTCAGATGTTATTTATCTTGACCCATCAACCCACACCAAGATTGAAGAAGTAGGCTCGGCTAACTTCTTTGGGATTACAGCTGATAATGAGTTTGTAACGCCATTGAGTCCATCAATCTTGCCATCGATTACCAAGTACTCATTACTTTACTTGGCAGAGCATCGATTGGGCTTGAAACCTGTTGAGGGAGATGTACCAATTGATAGTCTGGATCGATTTGTAGAAGCAGGTGCCTGTGGTACTGCAGCCGTAATTTCACCTATTGGGGGAATCCAACACGGTGATGACTTCCATGTTTTCTACAGTGAAACAGAGGTTGGTCCAGTGACTCGTAAACTATACGATGAATTGACAGGTATCCAATTTGGTGACATTGAAGCACCAGAAGGCTGGATTGTAAAAGTAGATTAA
- a CDS encoding peptide ABC transporter substrate-binding protein has product MKTKKWMLTAGVVLSTAVLLVACGKADKEADAPTTFSYVYGVDPSSLDYSIATRTSTTDIIGNVVDGLLENDEYGNLVPSLAEDWSVSQDGLTYTYKLRKGVKWYTSEGEEYAEVTAHDFVTGLKHVADGKSDGVTLIQNSIKGLNEYMTGETNDFSTVGVKALDDYTVQYTLNAPESFWNSKVTSATMLPVNEEFLKASGKNYGAVSPSGILYNGPYILKTLTSKSLIEYEKNPNYWDKEKVKIEKVKLTYYDGSDQESLIRSFSSGVYTTARIFPSSSNFASTLEQYGDKITYSPQDSTSYYFTFNVNRQSYNKTAKTSEEQKTSTKEAMLNKDFRQAINFAFNRHSYAAQLNGEDGADKIIRNSLVPDNFVQSGGKNFGDIAQAELVNYGDQWKGVELVDGKDTIYNPDKAKASFEKAKKELEAKGVTFPIHLDVPVEQTDTIAVQQSNSFKQSIESTLGSENVVIDVLQMTDNEKESITSQARVPAQKDYDLNSTGWAPSYQDPASYLNIMDPKTGSAMKHLGITKGKDKEVVAQLGLYEYKKLLDDAVSETNDLDKRYEKYAKAQAWLTDSSLLMPTASSGGSPVVSNIVPFSKPYSQVGIKGDPYIFKGMKLQKEIVSAKEYQAALEKWQKEKLESNNKYQKELESHVK; this is encoded by the coding sequence ATGAAAACGAAAAAGTGGATGTTAACAGCAGGAGTTGTCCTGAGTACAGCAGTTCTTCTTGTGGCTTGTGGTAAAGCTGACAAGGAAGCAGACGCACCTACAACCTTCTCTTATGTCTATGGTGTAGACCCATCATCTTTGGACTACAGTATCGCAACTCGTACTTCAACAACAGATATCATTGGTAACGTTGTTGATGGTTTGTTGGAAAATGACGAATACGGAAATTTGGTTCCATCTCTAGCTGAGGATTGGAGCGTCTCACAAGACGGTTTGACTTATACTTATAAACTTCGAAAAGGGGTTAAATGGTATACTTCAGAGGGTGAAGAATACGCTGAAGTAACTGCACATGACTTTGTTACTGGGTTGAAACACGTAGCAGATGGCAAATCAGACGGTGTCACTCTTATTCAAAACTCCATCAAGGGCTTGAATGAATATATGACTGGTGAGACTAACGACTTCTCAACAGTTGGGGTTAAGGCGTTGGACGATTACACAGTCCAGTATACTCTTAATGCACCTGAAAGTTTCTGGAATTCAAAAGTAACTTCAGCAACTATGTTGCCGGTAAACGAGGAATTCCTCAAAGCTTCTGGTAAGAACTACGGAGCAGTAAGTCCATCTGGTATTCTTTATAACGGTCCATATATCTTGAAGACATTGACTTCAAAATCGTTAATCGAATACGAAAAGAATCCAAATTATTGGGATAAAGAAAAGGTTAAAATTGAGAAAGTAAAATTGACCTATTATGATGGTTCTGACCAAGAATCATTGATCCGTAGCTTCTCTTCAGGTGTTTATACAACAGCTCGTATCTTCCCAAGTAGTTCAAACTTTGCTTCTACTTTAGAGCAATACGGAGATAAAATCACATACAGTCCACAGGATTCAACTAGTTACTACTTTACCTTTAACGTAAACCGTCAATCTTATAATAAGACTGCGAAGACAAGTGAAGAACAGAAAACTTCTACAAAAGAAGCAATGTTGAACAAGGACTTCCGTCAAGCAATCAACTTTGCCTTCAACCGTCATTCATATGCTGCACAGCTTAACGGTGAAGATGGTGCGGATAAGATTATTCGTAACAGCCTAGTTCCAGATAACTTTGTACAATCTGGTGGTAAAAACTTTGGTGATATTGCTCAAGCAGAATTGGTCAACTATGGAGACCAATGGAAAGGTGTTGAACTTGTAGACGGAAAAGATACTATCTATAATCCTGATAAAGCCAAAGCTTCATTTGAAAAAGCTAAGAAAGAATTGGAAGCAAAAGGTGTAACCTTCCCAATTCACTTGGATGTTCCAGTTGAGCAAACAGATACAATTGCAGTTCAACAAAGCAATTCCTTTAAACAATCAATTGAGTCAACTCTTGGTTCTGAAAATGTCGTGATTGACGTCCTTCAGATGACTGACAATGAAAAGGAAAGTATTACATCACAAGCACGTGTTCCTGCTCAGAAAGACTATGACTTGAATAGTACTGGTTGGGCTCCAAGCTATCAAGACCCAGCAAGTTATCTAAATATCATGGATCCTAAGACTGGTTCTGCTATGAAACACCTTGGTATTACGAAAGGTAAAGACAAGGAAGTAGTAGCTCAACTTGGTCTGTACGAATACAAGAAACTCTTGGATGATGCGGTTTCTGAGACAAATGACTTGGACAAGAGATATGAAAAATATGCCAAAGCGCAAGCATGGCTCACTGATAGTTCTCTCTTGATGCCAACAGCTTCATCAGGTGGTTCACCAGTTGTTAGCAACATCGTTCCTTTCTCTAAACCATACTCACAAGTAGGTATTAAGGGTGACCCATATATCTTCAAGGGTATGAAATTGCAAAAAGAGATTGTATCTGCTAAAGAATATCAAGCAGCTCTTGAAAAATGGCAAAAAGAAAAATTGGAATCAAATAATAAATACCAAAAAGAATTAGAAAGTCATGTCAAATAA
- a CDS encoding 5-oxoproline transporter, DUF969 family subunit, with amino-acid sequence MEWIKLIGIVIIVIGFIYKLDTIATVVLASLVTALVSGVSLVEFLEILGKEFSNQRVLTIFMVTLPLVGLSEIFGLKQRSIDLIQRIKGLTVGSFYTVYFFFRELDSFFAIRIGGHPQFVRPLVQPMGQAAAESQLGRKLTEQESEALKARAAANDNFANFFAQNTFVGAGGVLLVGGTLDQLGYESNYAGIASASFIVAGVALLVVGLYNYLFDRKLLANKLSKGKEE; translated from the coding sequence ATGGAATGGATTAAACTAATAGGGATAGTTATCATTGTGATTGGTTTTATCTATAAATTAGATACCATAGCAACGGTAGTCTTAGCTAGTTTAGTTACAGCTCTAGTTTCTGGAGTTTCTCTTGTTGAGTTCTTGGAAATTTTGGGAAAAGAATTTAGTAATCAACGAGTTCTTACGATTTTTATGGTGACTTTGCCACTGGTAGGTTTATCTGAAATTTTTGGCCTCAAGCAACGTTCGATTGACTTGATTCAAAGGATAAAGGGGCTGACCGTAGGAAGTTTTTATACCGTTTATTTCTTTTTTCGGGAACTTGACAGCTTCTTTGCCATTCGTATCGGAGGACATCCGCAGTTTGTAAGACCCTTGGTTCAACCCATGGGACAGGCAGCAGCAGAGTCACAATTAGGTAGAAAATTAACAGAGCAGGAAAGCGAAGCGCTAAAAGCGCGTGCAGCAGCAAATGATAATTTTGCAAATTTCTTTGCTCAGAATACTTTCGTTGGTGCAGGTGGTGTCCTCTTAGTTGGGGGCACTCTGGACCAATTGGGTTATGAAAGTAATTATGCAGGGATCGCTTCGGCTTCTTTTATTGTTGCAGGAGTTGCCTTGCTTGTGGTAGGGCTGTACAATTACTTATTTGATAGAAAATTGCTAGCGAATAAGCTTAGTAAAGGAAAAGAAGAATGA
- a CDS encoding DUF979 domain-containing protein, protein MTELARQLLELTYIVIGCQFLHTAYCSYKDKTNPVRYGTAGFWALLGISFIGGSYLPSFLIGVIVVLLALLTLFKKVRIGTLPTLDEVKANIEAKRLKNKIFIPVMLMALIALVLAKIIPEFSKIAISLAAFFATLSLLLITKSSPKSLLVENNRMVQQVSTSGIVPQLLGALGAIFTVAGVGDLISHLISGLVPSGSRFMGVVAYVIGMVLFSMIMGNVFAAFTVITVGIGVPFVFSLGADPIVAAALAMTAGCCGTLLSPMASNFNALPAALLEMKDPNGVIKAQVGVAIIMIIIHVFLMYYLAF, encoded by the coding sequence ATGACCGAACTAGCAAGACAGTTATTAGAGTTAACCTATATTGTGATTGGTTGTCAATTTCTTCATACGGCCTATTGTAGCTATAAAGACAAAACAAACCCAGTTCGATATGGAACAGCTGGGTTTTGGGCTTTATTGGGAATCAGTTTTATTGGTGGTTCCTATTTACCATCGTTCTTGATTGGTGTTATTGTAGTGTTATTGGCCCTACTAACTCTCTTTAAAAAGGTTCGTATCGGAACCTTACCGACTCTGGATGAAGTCAAGGCAAATATTGAAGCTAAACGGTTGAAGAATAAAATTTTTATTCCGGTCATGCTGATGGCTTTGATCGCTTTGGTATTAGCAAAAATAATTCCTGAATTTAGTAAGATTGCTATCAGCCTTGCAGCATTTTTCGCAACCCTGTCTCTCCTTTTGATTACTAAGAGTTCTCCTAAGAGCTTGTTAGTAGAAAACAATCGTATGGTTCAGCAAGTCTCAACTAGTGGGATTGTTCCTCAACTTTTAGGAGCTTTAGGGGCTATTTTTACTGTAGCTGGAGTTGGAGACTTGATTTCTCACTTGATAAGTGGTCTAGTACCTTCGGGTAGTCGTTTTATGGGAGTAGTAGCTTATGTCATTGGGATGGTTCTATTCTCCATGATAATGGGTAATGTCTTTGCTGCTTTCACTGTTATTACTGTCGGGATTGGTGTTCCCTTTGTATTTTCCTTGGGAGCTGATCCAATTGTAGCAGCTGCTCTAGCAATGACGGCAGGGTGCTGTGGAACCTTATTGTCTCCTATGGCATCTAACTTCAATGCATTACCGGCAGCACTTTTGGAGATGAAAGATCCAAATGGTGTCATCAAAGCGCAAGTAGGAGTTGCTATTATCATGATTATCATCCACGTATTTTTGATGTACTATTTGGCGTTTTAG
- the pcp gene encoding pyroglutamyl-peptidase I, with translation MKILVTGFDPFGGEKVNPALEAVKSLPSVIHGAEIRWVEIPTVFYKSAEVLEAEIVRYQPDVVLCIGQAGGRASLTPERVAINQDDARIPDNQGNQPIDTPIRLDGEAAYFSTLPIKAMVQAIKEEGLPASVSNSAGTFVCNHLMYQVLYLADKKFPNMRAGFMHIPYMTEQVVNKPNTASMCLRDIVRGIEAAIAAIVDHKDKDLKLVGGATH, from the coding sequence ATGAAAATATTAGTTACAGGTTTTGATCCTTTCGGTGGTGAAAAGGTCAATCCAGCTCTGGAGGCAGTTAAATCATTACCGTCTGTAATTCATGGAGCGGAGATACGCTGGGTAGAGATTCCAACAGTCTTTTATAAATCAGCAGAGGTTTTAGAAGCAGAAATTGTCCGTTATCAACCAGATGTGGTACTCTGCATCGGACAAGCAGGAGGTAGAGCTAGTTTAACTCCTGAACGAGTTGCCATCAATCAAGATGATGCAAGGATTCCAGATAACCAAGGAAATCAACCGATTGATACACCTATTCGCCTAGATGGAGAAGCTGCTTATTTTAGTACACTCCCTATCAAAGCAATGGTACAAGCCATAAAAGAGGAAGGACTACCAGCTTCAGTATCCAATTCAGCAGGAACCTTTGTTTGCAACCATTTGATGTATCAGGTTCTCTATTTAGCGGATAAGAAATTTCCCAATATGAGAGCAGGTTTTATGCATATTCCCTATATGACCGAACAAGTGGTAAATAAGCCTAATACTGCATCCATGTGCTTAAGAGATATTGTCCGAGGTATCGAAGCTGCGATTGCTGCTATCGTAGACCATAAAGATAAAGATTTGAAGTTGGTCGGAGGGGCGACTCATTAA
- a CDS encoding DUF2969 domain-containing protein, with translation MSKKDKKIEIQLSDAKVAVGKDNYDGYTLMIGKKLIGEIAELDNQFAIIKNGNVDSFYKNLEKAVEILIENYNLAK, from the coding sequence ATGAGTAAAAAAGATAAAAAAATTGAGATTCAATTGTCAGATGCTAAAGTAGCAGTTGGAAAAGATAACTACGATGGTTATACCTTAATGATTGGTAAAAAGTTAATCGGTGAAATTGCCGAACTAGACAACCAATTTGCAATCATAAAGAATGGAAATGTCGATAGTTTTTACAAGAATCTTGAAAAAGCTGTGGAAATATTGATTGAGAACTATAATTTAGCAAAATAA
- the rpsA gene encoding 30S ribosomal protein S1 produces the protein MNEFEDLLNSVSQVEPGDVVSAEVLTVDANQANVAISGTGVEGVLTLRELTNDRDADINDFVKVGEVFDVLVLRQVVGKDTDTVTYLVSKKRLEARKAWDKLVGREEEVVTVKGTRAVKGGLSVEFEGLRGFIPASMLDTRFVRNTERFVGQEFEAKIKEVDPKENRFILSRREVVEAATAAARAEVFGKLAAGDVVTGKVARITSFGAFIDLGGVDGLVHLTELSHERNVSPKSVVTVGEEVEVKILDLNEEEGRVSLSLKATTPGPWDGVEQKLAKGDVVEGTVKRLTDFGAFVEVLPGIDGLVHVSQISHKRIENPKEALTVGQEVTVKVLDVNADAERVSLSIKALEERPAQEEGQNEEKRAPRPRRPKRQEKRDFELPETQTGFSMADLFGDIEL, from the coding sequence ATGAATGAATTTGAAGATTTGCTAAATAGCGTTAGCCAAGTTGAACCTGGTGATGTTGTTAGTGCTGAAGTATTGACAGTTGATGCTAATCAAGCTAACGTTGCAATCTCAGGAACTGGTGTTGAAGGTGTCTTGACTCTTCGCGAATTGACAAACGATCGCGATGCAGATATCAATGACTTTGTAAAAGTAGGTGAAGTATTTGACGTTCTTGTACTTCGTCAAGTAGTTGGTAAAGATACTGATACAGTAACATACCTTGTATCTAAAAAACGCCTTGAAGCTCGCAAAGCATGGGACAAACTTGTAGGTCGCGAAGAAGAAGTTGTTACAGTTAAAGGAACTCGCGCTGTTAAAGGTGGACTTTCTGTAGAATTTGAAGGTTTGCGTGGATTTATCCCAGCTTCAATGTTGGATACTCGTTTCGTACGTAACACTGAGCGTTTTGTAGGTCAAGAATTTGAAGCTAAAATCAAAGAAGTTGACCCTAAAGAAAACCGCTTTATCCTTTCACGTCGTGAAGTTGTAGAAGCAGCTACTGCAGCAGCTCGTGCTGAAGTATTCGGTAAATTGGCTGCTGGTGATGTAGTAACTGGTAAAGTTGCTCGTATCACAAGCTTCGGTGCTTTCATCGACCTTGGTGGTGTTGATGGATTGGTTCACTTGACTGAATTGTCACACGAACGTAACGTTTCACCTAAATCAGTTGTAACTGTTGGTGAAGAAGTTGAAGTGAAAATCCTTGATCTTAACGAAGAAGAAGGACGTGTATCACTTTCACTTAAAGCAACAACACCTGGACCATGGGATGGCGTTGAGCAAAAATTGGCTAAAGGTGACGTTGTAGAAGGAACAGTTAAACGTTTGACTGACTTCGGTGCATTTGTTGAAGTATTGCCAGGTATCGATGGACTTGTTCACGTATCACAAATTTCACACAAACGTATTGAAAATCCAAAAGAAGCTCTTACAGTTGGTCAAGAAGTTACTGTTAAAGTTCTTGATGTTAACGCTGACGCAGAACGCGTTTCACTTTCTATCAAGGCTCTTGAAGAGCGTCCAGCTCAAGAAGAAGGACAAAACGAAGAAAAACGTGCTCCACGTCCACGTCGTCCAAAACGTCAAGAAAAACGTGACTTTGAACTTCCAGAAACACAAACTGGATTCTCAATGGCTGACTTGTTCGGAGACATCGAACTTTAA